A region of Neochlamydia sp. AcF84 DNA encodes the following proteins:
- the tuf gene encoding elongation factor Tu yields the protein MAKQSFQRNKPHVNVGTIGHVDHGKTTLTAAITKVLAEAGGATFRDYASIDNTPEEKARGITINSTHVEYETDARHYAHVDCPGHADYVKNMITGAAQMDGAILVVAATDGAMPQTREHILLARQMQVPAIVVFLNKVDMLGESDQELLDLVELELHELLESKGYKDVPIVRGSALKALEGDEKYVEAVKLLMRTVDQQIPTPTREIDKPFLMPVEDVFSISGRGTVATGRVERGIVKLNDKLQLVGLGETRDTVATGVEMFNKSMDEARAGENVGLLLRGLEKTDIERGMVLAAPGTCTPHTEFKAPVYVLTKEEGGRKKPFFTGYRPQFYFRTTDVTGTIELPAGVEMVMPGDNVEIIVKLIAPVAMEKGMRFAIREGGHTIGAGTVSEIIK from the coding sequence ATGGCAAAACAATCATTTCAACGTAATAAGCCTCACGTAAACGTGGGCACTATTGGCCACGTCGACCATGGCAAAACAACTTTAACAGCCGCTATAACAAAAGTATTGGCTGAAGCAGGCGGAGCAACTTTTAGAGACTATGCTTCGATCGATAATACACCTGAAGAAAAAGCACGTGGTATCACTATCAACTCCACTCACGTGGAATATGAAACTGATGCTCGCCACTATGCACACGTTGACTGCCCCGGTCACGCTGATTATGTAAAAAACATGATTACAGGTGCGGCACAAATGGATGGTGCTATACTTGTGGTAGCTGCCACGGATGGTGCTATGCCTCAAACTCGCGAGCACATCCTATTAGCTCGTCAGATGCAAGTTCCTGCGATCGTAGTGTTCCTTAACAAAGTAGATATGCTAGGTGAAAGCGATCAAGAGTTGCTTGACTTGGTGGAATTAGAATTGCATGAGTTACTCGAATCCAAAGGCTATAAAGATGTACCTATTGTTAGAGGATCTGCTTTAAAAGCTCTCGAGGGAGATGAAAAATATGTGGAAGCAGTTAAGCTTTTAATGCGCACTGTTGATCAGCAAATTCCTACACCCACACGAGAAATCGATAAGCCTTTCTTAATGCCTGTTGAAGATGTATTCTCAATTTCTGGACGTGGTACAGTAGCTACTGGCCGTGTGGAGCGAGGAATAGTCAAATTAAACGATAAGTTGCAGTTAGTCGGGTTAGGTGAAACACGTGACACTGTAGCGACAGGGGTAGAGATGTTCAACAAGTCGATGGATGAAGCACGTGCCGGTGAAAACGTCGGTCTTCTTCTTCGTGGTCTTGAAAAGACTGATATCGAGCGCGGAATGGTGTTGGCAGCTCCCGGTACTTGCACTCCTCATACTGAATTCAAAGCGCCTGTATATGTCTTGACTAAAGAAGAAGGTGGTCGTAAGAAGCCTTTCTTTACAGGTTATCGTCCTCAATTTTACTTCCGTACGACAGACGTAACCGGTACTATTGAATTGCCAGCAGGCGTAGAAATGGTTATGCCTGGTGATAACGTGGAGATTATTGTTAAATTAATTGCTCCAGTAGCCATGGAAAAAGGTATGCGTTTTGCTATTCGTGAAGGCGGACATACTATCGGTGCTGGTACAGTATCAGAGATTATCAAGTAA
- a CDS encoding Hsp70 family protein, with protein MVSSSHYIIGIDLGTTNCTLAYTQVDDNNPVIHQFSIPQVMEATTLGESKALPSFLYFPLSEELSAIPLELADFFSSNKCVGSYARHRGAELPTRLISSAKSWLCHPSINPHDPLLPPDFDEESLKISPLQACSELLRHMRLAWEKNMPQVPFKEQQVLITVPASFDPRARQLVEEAAALAEYPAIILLEEPQAAFYAWLHRHAQDWRKILKVGDHILVVDIGGGTTDFSVISVIDQEGEVGLKRIAVGSHLLLGGDNIDLALAYLAKSKLEEQGHSIDEWQLKALTHACRQAKEQLFALAPSQQVDITIMGRGRKLIANSLKTSITLPEAQELILQGFMPIVNPEERAHHEKRLGLQQIGLPYAQDARITCQLAKFLSMTGESESPSMDNFLMPTAVLFNGGTMKAEAFCQRVVEQLNYWATKMHRETVKVLADGDLDYAVSYGAVSYGLACRGHAIRIKSGTSRSFYVGVEEATLAVPGLTPSLKAVCVVPFGMEEGSEQDLPGQEFALVVGQPATFRFFSHATKTLSNGIEPAVGTLVKNWKQELTELPSIEACLDRMEGDGKVINVKLKSRMTELGVLELWCVSADGRQWKLEFETRKEINPS; from the coding sequence ATGGTCTCTTCTAGCCATTATATTATCGGTATTGATCTTGGAACGACTAATTGCACTTTAGCTTATACGCAAGTTGATGATAATAACCCCGTTATTCATCAATTTTCTATTCCCCAGGTCATGGAGGCTACAACCTTAGGTGAGAGCAAGGCTCTTCCCTCTTTTTTATACTTTCCCTTATCAGAGGAGCTTTCTGCAATTCCTCTAGAGTTAGCAGATTTTTTTAGCTCTAACAAATGTGTAGGATCGTATGCTCGTCATAGAGGAGCTGAGCTGCCTACTCGGCTCATCTCGTCAGCAAAATCCTGGCTTTGTCATCCTAGCATTAATCCCCATGACCCCCTTCTTCCTCCAGATTTTGATGAAGAGAGCTTGAAAATAAGTCCCTTGCAGGCTTGTTCGGAATTATTGCGGCACATGCGCTTAGCATGGGAAAAAAATATGCCGCAAGTTCCATTTAAAGAGCAGCAGGTCTTAATTACGGTTCCTGCCTCTTTTGACCCGCGAGCCCGCCAACTTGTCGAAGAAGCTGCAGCTTTAGCGGAATATCCCGCTATTATTCTTCTAGAAGAACCTCAGGCAGCCTTCTATGCATGGCTACATAGACATGCCCAAGATTGGCGTAAAATCCTTAAAGTGGGAGATCATATTTTAGTAGTAGATATTGGGGGAGGAACTACCGATTTTAGTGTCATCTCCGTAATTGATCAAGAGGGAGAGGTAGGGTTAAAACGCATTGCCGTAGGATCCCATTTATTACTGGGTGGAGACAATATAGATCTAGCGTTAGCTTACCTTGCAAAATCTAAATTAGAAGAGCAAGGCCATTCTATTGATGAATGGCAACTTAAAGCTTTAACACATGCTTGCCGACAAGCAAAGGAACAGCTGTTTGCATTAGCACCCTCTCAGCAAGTGGACATCACTATTATGGGAAGAGGACGTAAATTAATAGCCAATTCTTTAAAAACATCTATAACCTTGCCTGAAGCCCAAGAATTAATTCTGCAAGGCTTTATGCCTATAGTAAATCCCGAAGAACGTGCTCATCATGAAAAGCGTTTAGGCTTGCAGCAGATTGGCTTGCCTTATGCGCAAGATGCGCGTATAACCTGCCAATTAGCTAAATTTTTGTCTATGACCGGTGAAAGTGAAAGCCCAAGCATGGATAATTTTCTAATGCCTACCGCTGTCCTCTTTAACGGGGGAACCATGAAAGCAGAAGCGTTTTGCCAAAGAGTAGTAGAGCAACTTAATTATTGGGCTACAAAAATGCATAGAGAAACGGTAAAGGTATTGGCAGACGGCGATCTGGATTACGCTGTGAGCTATGGAGCTGTTAGCTATGGACTTGCTTGTCGAGGGCACGCCATAAGGATTAAAAGCGGTACAAGTCGCAGCTTTTATGTGGGCGTAGAAGAGGCTACCTTAGCAGTGCCCGGTCTTACGCCGTCTCTTAAAGCTGTGTGTGTAGTACCTTTTGGCATGGAGGAAGGCTCAGAACAAGATTTACCGGGGCAAGAATTTGCCCTCGTAGTAGGACAGCCAGCTACCTTTCGCTTTTTTAGCCATGCGACTAAAACATTGTCGAATGGTATAGAACCTGCAGTAGGAACCCTAGTTAAAAATTGGAAACAGGAGCTGACCGAGTTACCTAGCATAGAAGCATGCCTAGATCGTATGGAAGGAGATGGAAAAGTGATCAATGTTAAGTTAAAGTCTCGGATGACAGAATTGGGTGTACTGGAGCTATGGTGTGTATCAGCAGATGGGCGTCAATGGAAGCTAGAATTTGAAACGCGTAAGGAAATAAATCCGTCTTAA
- the secE gene encoding preprotein translocase subunit SecE translates to MVVEAKLMEAKKKQQPTLNASKNKETVAANKKIQVADFVSEIKAELKRINWTNPEELKTYTLIVVGATFFCGMGIYFMDLLIQACLWFLESALRLVV, encoded by the coding sequence ATGGTAGTCGAAGCAAAATTAATGGAAGCGAAGAAAAAACAACAGCCTACCCTTAATGCCTCTAAAAATAAAGAAACTGTGGCGGCTAATAAAAAAATACAAGTAGCTGACTTTGTTAGCGAAATTAAAGCTGAGCTTAAACGTATTAACTGGACGAATCCTGAAGAATTAAAAACTTATACTCTTATTGTGGTCGGTGCCACATTTTTTTGTGGAATGGGTATATATTTTATGGATTTACTCATTCAAGCGTGCCTTTGGTTTTTAGAGTCGGCTTTGCGTTTAGTAGTTTAA
- a CDS encoding SufE family protein, which yields MSPTFERKQNELKALFAACPNEESKYKKIMEMGRTLTKLEMHLKTPENIVKGCQSVMYLHSFLKEGNVYFKVESEALISAGLAALLIYVYNGETPESILTCAPTFLEELGIRASLTPSRANGLYSVHLRMKQDALRLLTAK from the coding sequence ATGTCACCCACCTTTGAAAGAAAACAAAATGAATTAAAAGCTCTTTTTGCAGCTTGCCCTAATGAAGAGTCTAAATACAAAAAGATCATGGAAATGGGGCGAACATTAACAAAGCTGGAAATGCATCTTAAGACCCCTGAGAATATCGTTAAAGGCTGCCAAAGTGTCATGTATTTACACTCTTTTTTAAAAGAGGGAAATGTCTATTTTAAAGTGGAGTCTGAAGCTTTAATTTCTGCCGGGCTAGCAGCTCTTCTTATTTATGTCTATAATGGAGAAACACCAGAATCTATTTTAACCTGTGCACCGACATTCTTAGAAGAGTTGGGTATTCGCGCTAGCTTAACACCTAGCCGTGCCAACGGCCTCTATAGTGTACATCTACGCATGAAGCAAGACGCCCTCAGATTATTAACAGCTAAGTAA
- the rplJ gene encoding 50S ribosomal protein L10, with product MREEKQLLLDEVQDHIQKNDSFLIMRYRGFTANKANEFRGDLAKQGGFIEVVRKRILVKAAKAAGLDIDIDSLEGHIGIVLAGHEPLDTAKYVYKFSQDNGKVVEVIGGRFEGQLYNAAEMEALAKLPNKDEMRAQLLGVLQAPMSETLAVMDAVLSSVVYCLDNKCKQAGEDNN from the coding sequence ATGAGAGAAGAAAAGCAGCTCCTTTTAGATGAAGTACAAGATCATATTCAGAAAAATGATTCTTTTTTGATCATGCGCTACAGAGGCTTTACAGCTAATAAAGCTAACGAATTTCGTGGCGACCTAGCTAAGCAGGGTGGCTTCATTGAAGTTGTGCGTAAGCGTATTTTAGTGAAAGCAGCTAAAGCAGCAGGGCTTGATATAGATATAGACTCACTAGAAGGGCATATAGGAATTGTTTTGGCAGGGCATGAGCCGCTTGATACAGCAAAGTATGTATACAAGTTTAGCCAGGACAATGGCAAAGTTGTTGAAGTGATTGGTGGCCGTTTTGAAGGCCAACTGTACAATGCAGCTGAAATGGAGGCCTTAGCTAAGCTGCCCAATAAAGATGAAATGCGTGCGCAGCTACTTGGCGTTCTTCAAGCACCGATGTCTGAGACATTGGCAGTCATGGATGCAGTGTTGTCAAGCGTGGTTTACTGTTTGGACAATAAATGTAAGCAAGCCGGCGAAGATAATAATTAA
- the rplL gene encoding 50S ribosomal protein L7/L12: MSKKTEDLVNTLSELSVLEMSELKTMLEDKWGVKAAAAAVAVAAPAAAAPAAPEATDFQVTLVESPADKKIGVIKVVREITGLGLKEAKELVDGAPKVVKETAPKAEAEDIKKKLETAGAKVTLKGL; the protein is encoded by the coding sequence GTGAGTAAAAAAACAGAAGATTTAGTCAATACACTCAGCGAATTGAGCGTATTAGAGATGTCTGAGTTGAAAACTATGCTTGAAGATAAGTGGGGCGTTAAGGCCGCTGCTGCTGCTGTGGCAGTTGCTGCACCTGCAGCTGCTGCGCCTGCTGCTCCAGAAGCAACTGATTTTCAAGTGACTTTGGTTGAATCCCCAGCTGATAAAAAAATCGGTGTCATTAAGGTTGTACGCGAGATTACAGGTCTTGGCTTAAAAGAAGCTAAAGAGCTCGTAGACGGTGCTCCAAAAGTGGTCAAAGAAACAGCCCCCAAGGCAGAAGCTGAAGATATTAAGAAGAAGCTAGAAACTGCAGGTGCTAAGGTTACACTCAAAGGACTCTAA
- the rplA gene encoding 50S ribosomal protein L1 → MGRQSKRIREAAKLVDVTKTYTVKEAVEILKKCPPVKFDQTLDVALKMGVDPRRTDQHVRGTVSLPNGTGKTISILVFARGEKVKEALAAGADYAGDDELLEKVSGGWSGFDAVIATPDMMREVGKLGKVLGPRGLMPTPKAGTVTTDIVKAIHELKAGKIEFKVDRHGMINNGLGKLSFAHDKLEENIMAFLHAVQKSKPAAAKGQFMKSAYLSSTMGPGLKIDLRAIEQA, encoded by the coding sequence ATGGGTCGCCAAAGCAAAAGAATTCGGGAGGCAGCAAAACTAGTGGATGTTACTAAAACATACACAGTTAAAGAAGCTGTCGAAATTTTAAAGAAATGTCCGCCTGTTAAATTTGATCAGACGCTTGACGTGGCTTTAAAAATGGGCGTGGACCCTCGTAGAACGGATCAACATGTCCGCGGAACTGTATCACTACCGAATGGTACAGGAAAAACGATTTCAATACTCGTTTTTGCCAGAGGTGAAAAGGTTAAAGAAGCCTTAGCAGCTGGAGCCGACTACGCAGGTGACGACGAACTTTTAGAAAAAGTTAGCGGGGGATGGAGCGGCTTTGATGCCGTTATTGCCACCCCAGATATGATGCGCGAAGTAGGTAAGTTAGGTAAAGTTCTTGGCCCTCGAGGACTCATGCCAACACCCAAAGCTGGAACCGTAACCACTGATATCGTTAAAGCTATTCATGAGCTCAAAGCCGGTAAAATTGAGTTCAAAGTGGATCGCCATGGAATGATTAACAATGGATTGGGTAAGCTATCTTTTGCGCATGATAAACTTGAAGAAAACATAATGGCATTTTTGCATGCTGTGCAGAAGTCCAAACCAGCTGCAGCGAAGGGACAATTTATGAAGTCTGCGTACCTTTCCTCTACGATGGGGCCCGGCTTAAAAATCGACCTGCGTGCAATTGAGCAAGCTTAA
- the nusG gene encoding transcription termination/antitermination protein NusG, with amino-acid sequence MHKWYVVQVFSTHEKKVKKALEEHRDLKGMSELIEKILLPIENVSEVKKGQQKIIERRLWPGYLLVKMTLTDESWHYVKQTAGVIEFLGGDKPTALSDAEVEEILRDLEDKKQKVTQRHKFEIGDKVKIIDGVFVNFIGTVSEVFHDKGRLSVLVSIFGRDTRVDDLEFVQVEEINEEAESS; translated from the coding sequence ATGCACAAATGGTATGTCGTACAGGTTTTCTCTACACATGAAAAAAAAGTCAAGAAAGCATTAGAGGAGCACCGAGACCTCAAAGGCATGAGCGAGCTTATCGAAAAAATTTTGCTGCCCATTGAAAATGTTTCTGAGGTCAAAAAAGGACAACAGAAAATTATAGAAAGACGTTTATGGCCGGGCTATCTCCTTGTAAAAATGACTCTAACAGATGAGTCTTGGCATTATGTTAAGCAGACTGCCGGAGTCATTGAGTTTTTAGGTGGAGATAAGCCTACAGCTTTATCTGATGCTGAGGTTGAAGAAATTCTTAGAGATCTAGAAGATAAAAAACAAAAAGTTACTCAACGCCACAAGTTTGAAATAGGCGACAAAGTTAAAATTATAGATGGTGTATTCGTTAACTTTATTGGAACGGTTTCTGAGGTCTTCCATGATAAAGGCCGTTTGAGCGTATTGGTTTCTATTTTTGGGCGTGATACACGGGTGGATGATCTAGAATTTGTACAAGTGGAAGAAATTAACGAAGAAGCAGAATCAAGCTAG
- the rplK gene encoding 50S ribosomal protein L11, whose translation MAKKVVKIIKLQIPAGKANPAPPIGPALGSAGVNIMAFCKEYNAKTQAMAGDILPVVITVYADKSFTFITKKPPVAELLKKATGVAKGSAVPNRDKVGKITKAQALKVAEEKIQDMNARDLEAATHIVLGTARSMGLELVAE comes from the coding sequence ATGGCAAAAAAAGTTGTTAAAATTATTAAGTTGCAAATTCCAGCAGGGAAAGCTAATCCAGCTCCACCTATTGGTCCAGCACTCGGTTCTGCCGGTGTAAATATTATGGCATTTTGCAAGGAATATAATGCTAAAACTCAGGCGATGGCAGGAGATATTTTGCCCGTCGTCATCACTGTGTATGCTGATAAAAGCTTCACATTTATTACAAAAAAGCCCCCTGTAGCAGAACTATTGAAAAAAGCAACAGGTGTAGCAAAAGGGTCGGCCGTACCTAATCGAGACAAAGTGGGCAAAATTACTAAGGCGCAAGCGTTAAAAGTGGCTGAAGAAAAAATTCAAGACATGAATGCGCGCGATTTAGAAGCTGCTACACATATCGTTCTAGGGACAGCACGTTCCATGGGCTTAGAGTTAGTCGCTGAATAA
- the infA gene encoding translation initiation factor IF-1 codes for MAKEDTIKLDGTVEELLPNMTFRVSLQNGLKVIAHLCGKMRMKNIRVLVGDVVTVEMSPYDLTKARIIFRQR; via the coding sequence ATGGCAAAAGAAGATACTATTAAATTGGACGGCACTGTAGAAGAGCTGCTTCCAAATATGACCTTTAGAGTGTCCTTACAAAATGGCTTAAAGGTTATAGCCCATCTATGTGGAAAAATGCGAATGAAAAATATTCGTGTTTTGGTAGGAGATGTGGTGACTGTAGAGATGTCTCCTTATGATTTAACGAAAGCTCGGATAATTTTCCGCCAACGTTAA